The following DNA comes from Papaver somniferum cultivar HN1 chromosome 4, ASM357369v1, whole genome shotgun sequence.
AAATACATCTGAAGATCTTTCAGGAATCATGTTCTTGTCTTTTGATGTGTGTCCGTGGATTATTGCTTCGGGGTCTATCATTACTATGAGGAGCTGGGCTTTTACTTAATTTATGATTGGAAAATAAACTTCAGTTGGGCTTTTACTTAATTTATCATTGCTTTGGGGTCTATCATACTATGACACGTCTCTAGCGGCTTGTATTCTTTGCAAAACGATGAAACTGAAGCAAGACATAGGAAACTAGAAGAAGAGGAGTTCGAAAATAAACTTCAAATTTGCGGTAGATATTGGGAGCACGACATTGTTATGCGATGTCGTTTCAAATATTGGCGCGTAGATTCTTCTGGTTTCCGTTAAGGGAAACTTCAATGAAATCAGATAAGTAGCCCTTTATCTCTAACTCTATTATATTCTTACGGTGATTACATGGATCATAATTTCTATTGTATAATTAAGTGTGGATAGTGGATCGGAGGACTAGCCCCTGATAATTTATGACTCATATATAAATCCACTAGTTTGGATTCTAAAGCCATAATCGACTTCTTAACTGTTTGAACACAAATTTGACAAACgtgtctttctttttctttttttttttgactcaggAAGGAAAAAATTTATTAAAATCCAATACATCACTAAGGAATTAATGGTATTGGTGAAAGCAAAGTACAAAGACATTACCAAAAATTACATAGACTTAATGAAAAACAGCCTCCCAATTATGAAGAACCATGTTCAGAATGATGCCTTCAAAAAAAATTTAGTACCCACACACCAATTATAAATCAAAGTTTTGACTCCATCTTTCAAATTTCCATTGAATTATATCTGCCATTGGAAGCTCTTGAGTTTCTTTCAAGCCAAACAGCCCACCATATTGCAAAAGGAATTATGTCCCAAGCCATTGTTTTCAAACTCAAGTTCCTCCCTTTCTTTATTCTCCACTCCCATAATATATCCCTCACACTGACCTGAAACACCCATTATAGATTATAGTAAGAAGTATAACCAAATCTCTCTGGTAGTGTCACAATGCAAAAACAAGTGTTGGTTTGATTCAACACTTTTCTTGCATAACAGATAGCCATTTAAATTATATGTAATCCTCATTGAGTCCATTGTTGGTGCAACATTATAACAGAGAAACCAAACAAAGAAAATCACCTTCTATGGTATTTTTGGATTCCACACACTCTTGTAAGGGAAAACTAGCAGTCCATCATCCTCCAAAGACTTATAACACTCTGCCGCTGAGAAATATTTTGTACCATTCTGCCAGATTCTATGATCCTGACCTTCACCTCTATGAAAAGTAGATAGCAAATTCATTAAATGAGCTATGTCTTCTATCTCAGCTTCCCTTAAGTTCCtgcaaaattcaaaattccagtTATTCCCTGCATTAACATCTAACACCTCATGAATAGTAGCATCTTGCAATCTGCTCAAACTGAATAGACTAGGGAACATGACTTGAAACAACTGCTCATTCAGCCAAACATCCTTCCAGAAAAGTACTTTATCCCCACTGTTCACCTGCAATGTTGAATTTTTCTCCACTAGACTCATACTCTTCAAAATGTCAGTCCACAAACTTTTCCCAACTGACTTGTTTGTAGGATTTTTTTGGGAGAAAAGATTTCTCATGACCACCAAATTTAAGCCTCATAATTTTTCTCCAGAGTGCTTTTTCCTCATTTCCATACCTCCATATCCATTTAGCATGTAAAGACTTATTCATTAGTCTTAACTTCTTAATTCCAGTACCACCACCTTCCTTTGGTAAATTTACCTTTTTCCAGCCTACCCATCCTTTCTTACGTTTGTTATTAATAGAACCCCAAAGTAACTGCCTCATAATCTTCTCCATTTGCTTCTCAACAGATACAGGAATTTGAAAAAGAGATAAATAATAGACTGGTAAACTAGAAAGCACATTTGAATCAATATGAGTCTACCTCCTTTTGAAAGATACTTCTTTTGCCACATACTCAACTTCTTTTGAAAATTTTGCAGAATTACATCCCAGACTCCCACTGCTTTAGATTTGCTTCCCAAAGAAATTCCTAAATATTTCATAGGAAAAGAAGTAATTTGACAACCAAAAATAATAGCAGCCTCCATAGCATTCACAACATTACCCACTGGCATAAGTGCGCATTTTTTGAAAATGCACTTTCAAACCAGAAACCAATTCAAAATCCAATAAAATGTTTTTAAGATTGTTCACCTGCTCAGTGTTATCATCTAGGAAAACAATCAAATCATTTGCAAACTGGAGATGATTgatctcaaaagcttcagaagatgGCTTG
Coding sequences within:
- the LOC113272606 gene encoding uncharacterized protein LOC113272606, with the translated sequence MSSFTDNMNWGCLDYTMSRFGFGNVSRNWIRWCLSNARFSMAINGTASNMFISTKGLKQGDPMYPFLFILIVEVLSVMIKRAASLNLISGFKPSSEAFEINHLQFANDLIVFLDDNTEQVNNLKNILLDFELVSGISLGSKSKAVGVWDVILQNFQKKLSMWQKKYLSKGVYYLSLFQIPVSVEKQMEKIMRQLLWGSINNKRKKGWVGWKKVNLPKEGGGTGIKKLRLMNKSLHAKWIWRYGNEEKALWRKIMRLKFGGHEKSFLPKKSYKQVNSGDKVLFWKDVWLNEQLFQVMFPSLFSLSRLQDATIHEVLDVNAGNNWNFEFCRNLREAEIEDIAHLMNLLSTFHRGEGQDHRIWQNGTKYFSAAECYKSLEDDGLLVFPYKSVSVRDILWEWRIKKGRNLSLKTMAWDIIPFAIWWAVWLERNSRASNGRYNSMEI